In Candidatus Zixiibacteriota bacterium, a single genomic region encodes these proteins:
- a CDS encoding GWxTD domain-containing protein, whose amino-acid sequence MKKLIVIIAILIITGSASAQVGLRPAAFYVDLAAFASDSSDVERLEVYYKIYTSKLTHILKDGKYFASYSVTAVIKKDKKQHTAAETEGSLYSASYDETQNLENYIVDKLDFHLKPGKYKLEITLNDLNASSLKTLETNINISSLSKKKEAFSNILFASEISPAEDSSAFNKNEWRVIPSVSRRYGDNINHLKFYYEYYNTNPGTDSILITYEIIDSKNNDYLTKIVSKERRALNRYIDSLSLENILPGPYELVITAKSSSSKKTISQRGFFKLIWSALEMVKNDYKTAVNQLVYIANSNEIKLLKDTPKENRVDKWNEFWESRDPSPDTPENEIKDEYYKRIAYANHNFSVPNKSGWRTDMGMTYIIHGEPDDIERYPFELETKPYEIWYFYAPRRRFLFIDVRGYGEYELQYPYDGDISKPINIYGG is encoded by the coding sequence ATGAAAAAATTGATTGTAATAATTGCTATCCTTATAATAACTGGTTCAGCCAGCGCACAAGTAGGACTTCGACCAGCTGCTTTTTATGTAGATTTAGCGGCTTTTGCCTCAGACAGTTCCGATGTTGAAAGGCTTGAAGTGTATTATAAAATATATACATCCAAACTTACACATATTCTTAAGGATGGAAAATATTTTGCCAGCTATAGCGTTACTGCAGTTATTAAAAAAGATAAAAAGCAGCATACGGCTGCCGAAACTGAAGGTTCTCTATATTCTGCATCGTATGATGAAACCCAGAATTTAGAAAACTATATTGTCGATAAATTGGACTTCCATTTGAAACCGGGAAAATATAAGCTTGAAATCACCTTAAACGACCTGAATGCCTCCTCCTTGAAAACGTTGGAAACCAATATCAATATTAGCAGCCTAAGCAAAAAAAAGGAGGCGTTTTCAAATATTTTGTTTGCCAGCGAAATATCTCCGGCTGAGGATTCATCGGCATTTAATAAAAACGAGTGGCGGGTTATTCCCTCGGTTTCCCGAAGGTATGGTGATAATATAAATCATCTTAAATTCTATTACGAATATTACAATACAAATCCCGGTACAGATTCTATTCTTATAACTTATGAGATAATAGACAGTAAAAATAATGATTATCTTACTAAAATCGTCTCTAAGGAAAGGCGCGCATTAAACAGGTATATCGATTCGCTCAGCCTTGAAAATATTTTACCAGGACCTTACGAATTAGTAATAACCGCTAAAAGCAGCAGCTCGAAAAAGACTATCAGTCAAAGAGGGTTTTTTAAGCTAATCTGGTCGGCTCTTGAAATGGTTAAAAACGATTATAAGACGGCAGTAAATCAACTGGTTTATATTGCAAATTCAAATGAGATAAAACTCCTGAAAGACACACCGAAAGAAAATCGTGTTGATAAATGGAATGAATTCTGGGAATCGAGAGACCCCAGTCCGGATACGCCCGAAAATGAAATCAAAGACGAATATTATAAGCGAATTGCCTATGCTAATCATAACTTCAGCGTACCTAATAAAAGCGGCTGGCGAACAGATATGGGTATGACTTATATCATTCATGGCGAACCGGATGATATCGAACGCTATCCATTCGAACTTGAAACCAAGCCGTATGAAATATGGTATTTCTATGCTCCCAGACGGAGGTTCTTGTTTATCGATGTTAGAGGTTATGGCGAATATGAGCTTCAATATCCTTATGATGGCGATATATCAAAACCAATCAATATATATGGAGGATGA